From Methanococcus maripaludis, the proteins below share one genomic window:
- a CDS encoding hydrogenase large subunit: MNVVPIGPIHPILKEPLRIKLLVEGENVKGAEIDMGYVHRGIERIMEGKHYLKCIHLSERVCGICSYIHTQSFAECIENMCDIEVPEKAKYLRVITCELERIHSHLIAAAVYNLTIEHETLGIWMLNVRESIMDLLELITGNRVNMGFNVVGGVRLDLNKEILDKIHKKIDEFEEDVKNIIEVFETGPLIGMRSKHIGKIGYKEIMKTRAAGPVARASGIPESDWRLRHETYKALNFKPDWRNEGDNYARMMVRHDEVLTSVELIRRALEHYAESSGIVRNKAEIRATEGEWYNEAHRGEVYYKIAITDGGLIKRIIIRTPTVMNLEAYKYMIKDCPTIADAVATYTSIDPCVSCTERTIQLKDLNTGKLSDYKI, encoded by the coding sequence ATGAATGTAGTACCGATTGGACCCATTCACCCGATACTAAAAGAACCCTTGCGAATAAAACTCCTTGTTGAAGGAGAAAACGTAAAAGGTGCTGAAATAGACATGGGTTACGTTCACAGGGGTATAGAACGTATTATGGAAGGAAAACATTATTTAAAATGTATACACCTTTCAGAAAGAGTTTGCGGAATCTGTTCATATATCCACACCCAGTCTTTTGCAGAATGCATTGAAAATATGTGTGATATTGAAGTTCCTGAAAAAGCAAAATATTTAAGAGTAATTACCTGTGAACTTGAGAGAATTCACAGCCACCTGATCGCAGCAGCAGTTTACAATCTTACAATTGAACATGAAACTCTTGGAATATGGATGTTAAATGTAAGGGAATCTATCATGGATTTACTCGAATTAATTACAGGAAATAGGGTAAACATGGGATTTAACGTTGTTGGTGGAGTGAGACTCGATTTAAACAAGGAAATTTTAGATAAAATTCACAAAAAAATTGATGAATTTGAAGAAGATGTTAAAAATATAATTGAAGTATTCGAAACCGGCCCATTAATTGGAATGAGAAGTAAACATATTGGAAAAATTGGCTACAAAGAAATCATGAAAACACGTGCAGCAGGACCTGTTGCAAGAGCTTCAGGAATTCCTGAAAGTGACTGGAGACTAAGGCATGAAACTTACAAAGCACTGAATTTCAAACCCGATTGGAGAAATGAAGGGGACAACTACGCGCGAATGATGGTAAGACATGATGAAGTTCTCACGAGTGTCGAACTTATAAGAAGAGCACTTGAACACTATGCGGAATCTTCAGGAATCGTTAGAAATAAGGCTGAAATTAGAGCTACTGAAGGAGAATGGTATAACGAAGCTCACAGGGGCGAAGTTTACTATAAAATTGCAATTACCGATGGCGGACTCATAAAAAGAATTATTATAAGAACTCCAACTGTAATGAACCTTGAAGCTTATAAATACATGATAAAAGACTGCCCAACAATTGCGGATGCAGTTGCAACATATACCTCAATAGACCCTTGTGTATCATGTACTGAAAGAACTATCCAATTAAAAGACTTAAATACTGGAAAACTTAGCGACTACAAAATCTAA
- a CDS encoding NADH-quinone oxidoreductase subunit B family protein, giving the protein MIKDFVRKRSINVCLVNTGGCNGCDIEIVSCLAPRYDIEQYGIYVHNNPREADVLVVTGPVTGAWEKRLLEIYEKTPEPKIVIAVGACALSGGIFKEGHIHGPVDKVIPVDAKLPGCPPRPSEIISAVVSIAPDALAAKEKLLNQKLKEEKNKAKA; this is encoded by the coding sequence ATGATTAAAGATTTTGTAAGAAAACGATCAATTAACGTCTGTCTTGTAAACACCGGTGGTTGCAACGGTTGCGATATTGAAATAGTATCATGCCTTGCCCCAAGGTACGATATTGAACAGTACGGAATTTATGTGCATAACAATCCAAGAGAAGCCGATGTTTTAGTTGTAACTGGCCCAGTAACGGGAGCTTGGGAAAAAAGACTTCTTGAAATTTACGAAAAAACTCCCGAACCAAAAATAGTTATCGCAGTTGGTGCATGCGCACTGAGTGGCGGAATATTTAAAGAAGGACATATTCATGGGCCCGTTGATAAAGTAATTCCAGTTGATGCAAAACTTCCAGGATGCCCGCCAAGACCTTCAGAAATTATATCTGCAGTTGTATCAATTGCCCCAGATGCACTTGCGGCTAAAGAAAAACTGCTTAATCAAAAATTAAAAGAAGAAAAAAATAAAGCCAAAGCATGA
- a CDS encoding DUF1959 domain-containing protein, with the protein MLEEIDKNYKKSSLEQKYNIIKGNRYIMEEAIVPISKALKMSMDEVVDVFVKTCDGVALYESHAYVEQAKMGCLGRRVDIDLGLCWIADFFGLISKKDADLIRRKVVEDTIIKKIPYKEALENGRLLTIRILKGEE; encoded by the coding sequence ATGCTAGAAGAAATCGACAAAAATTACAAAAAATCAAGTTTAGAACAAAAATACAACATAATAAAGGGTAATCGTTACATAATGGAAGAAGCGATCGTTCCAATTTCAAAAGCCCTCAAAATGTCCATGGATGAAGTTGTTGATGTATTCGTAAAAACATGCGATGGAGTAGCGCTTTACGAATCCCATGCATATGTTGAACAGGCTAAAATGGGATGCCTTGGAAGAAGAGTCGACATTGACTTAGGATTATGTTGGATAGCAGATTTTTTTGGATTAATTTCTAAAAAAGATGCTGATTTAATAAGAAGAAAGGTCGTTGAAGACACAATTATCAAAAAAATACCCTACAAAGAAGCACTTGAGAACGGCAGACTCCTTACAATTAGAATCCTGAAGGGTGAGGAATAG
- a CDS encoding DUF2104 domain-containing protein, whose protein sequence is MNEVPFILLYCAITFVIGSMLGLSYSYKKYAKPYVEKTLDSTALISAIIGGLAFTVNAPISVLFLAFPLGMRPGYGHSEFCLGVLIALIGYILLTIGIV, encoded by the coding sequence ATGAACGAAGTTCCATTCATACTACTTTATTGTGCAATTACATTCGTTATTGGATCAATGTTGGGCCTTTCATACAGCTACAAAAAATATGCTAAACCTTACGTGGAAAAAACCCTTGACAGTACAGCACTTATTTCAGCCATTATCGGGGGACTCGCGTTTACAGTAAACGCCCCAATTTCAGTATTATTCCTTGCATTTCCACTTGGAATGAGGCCCGGATATGGACATTCCGAATTCTGTCTTGGAGTTTTAATTGCACTTATCGGCTACATTTTACTAACAATTGGAATAGTCTAG
- a CDS encoding respiratory chain complex I subunit 1 family protein, with translation MFNGLMYALYAFLVGGILLGFHRKIMARIQCRPGPPIIQYLIHTFKFYFKELTFPISAGNPLYVFVALMDVMVWMSALSIAVVFESSLLILIGLYILQKIVEHGCGLSSGSPYGKVGGVRSVFSAAAEVPLFAAAGIVYTVTHSLIIGDIINYQAVNGPLIFQLPICAFAVFVLVLSKAPFSPFAIVKGKDIISGYLTEHYGPLEAIIMIGDAIAWFVLLWLFMALFLGPLIVASPVLTLLGMFVLTIIISFICALTPLLAPNHSVMLQITIASLTLIDLAYRIIH, from the coding sequence ATGTTTAACGGACTTATGTATGCATTGTATGCCTTTTTAGTTGGCGGAATTTTGCTCGGATTCCACAGAAAAATTATGGCAAGAATTCAGTGTCGACCCGGGCCCCCAATTATTCAGTATTTAATCCATACATTCAAATTTTACTTTAAAGAATTAACATTCCCAATTTCAGCAGGAAATCCACTGTACGTCTTTGTAGCATTGATGGATGTCATGGTCTGGATGAGTGCATTATCAATTGCAGTTGTCTTTGAATCATCCCTACTGATATTGATCGGACTCTATATATTACAAAAAATAGTTGAACATGGCTGTGGACTGAGTAGTGGCTCCCCATATGGAAAAGTTGGTGGTGTTAGAAGTGTTTTCTCCGCTGCTGCAGAAGTTCCACTCTTTGCCGCTGCTGGAATAGTCTATACGGTAACACATTCATTGATTATTGGAGATATAATAAATTATCAGGCTGTAAATGGTCCATTAATATTCCAACTCCCAATATGTGCTTTTGCAGTATTTGTCCTTGTTCTTTCAAAAGCACCTTTCAGTCCATTTGCAATAGTGAAAGGAAAAGATATCATAAGCGGATATCTTACAGAACATTACGGACCTCTTGAAGCGATTATAATGATTGGAGACGCAATAGCATGGTTTGTATTACTATGGCTCTTTATGGCGTTGTTTTTAGGCCCATTAATCGTAGCAAGCCCAGTTTTGACGTTGCTTGGAATGTTTGTCTTAACGATAATTATTTCATTTATCTGTGCATTAACTCCACTACTTGCTCCAAATCACTCAGTAATGCTCCAAATTACAATTGCGTCACTTACGTTAATTGATCTGGCATACAGAATCATCCATTAG
- a CDS encoding proton-conducting transporter transmembrane domain-containing protein yields MLVEYIAGNFHGIIPLGDIVFYVTDFSLIAFIVAMLFTVIVYFTKPEKQLEAQVHEFGDKFNYVTVEELKIRRFMSVVCGIATAFSMLTGDLFDFALFLAVIGISNIGIVAAVKKEWVLNAAFHYGLITIISSLPLFGAAALILGKTGTLSIFELAKNGNELFYQKLLYAVGMIGETGVAPFYAAKAEMFRAPGAPYILMIHLSSLLVIVRTVEILLTIS; encoded by the coding sequence ATGCTCGTTGAATATATCGCAGGAAACTTTCACGGAATAATTCCTTTGGGAGATATCGTATTTTATGTAACAGACTTTTCGCTCATAGCATTCATTGTGGCGATGCTTTTCACAGTTATCGTGTACTTTACAAAACCAGAAAAACAACTGGAAGCCCAGGTTCATGAATTTGGTGATAAATTTAATTACGTGACAGTTGAAGAACTTAAAATAAGGAGATTTATGTCGGTAGTATGTGGTATTGCGACTGCATTTTCAATGTTAACTGGGGACTTATTCGACTTTGCACTATTTCTTGCCGTAATTGGTATCTCAAACATTGGAATTGTTGCAGCAGTTAAAAAGGAATGGGTGTTGAATGCAGCATTCCACTACGGACTTATCACGATAATTTCATCACTTCCATTATTTGGTGCCGCTGCACTGATTTTAGGAAAAACAGGAACTCTTTCCATATTTGAACTTGCAAAAAATGGTAATGAATTATTCTATCAAAAACTACTCTACGCAGTTGGAATGATTGGAGAAACAGGCGTTGCTCCGTTTTATGCAGCAAAAGCGGAAATGTTCAGGGCTCCAGGAGCTCCTTACATTCTGATGATACACCTGTCATCCCTTTTGGTTATCGTAAGGACTGTAGAAATCCTGCTTACAATATCTTAA
- a CDS encoding EhaG family protein has product MDYVSLLFSKTVAVGFIVGIISLYSISRQKSDLNMILLTDLIEYGMLVIIAAIGSDLAEALILPGLVVGMAELLAVAEIFVSRNDLRKEGKPKKSKLLEEFMIKETPKMDINFSKMEVLYTTPKFLAVILVIYGAILSGFTGGAVMASGLLFYVLSKRVLGRKILPEELKVSWEGISAFSGIAWAIWILGFIGFFLFPSKWPYFLIIAGFGLAIKVGSKLGLIGELFE; this is encoded by the coding sequence ATGGACTACGTGAGTTTATTGTTTAGTAAAACAGTTGCTGTCGGATTTATAGTTGGAATAATTTCACTTTATTCAATTTCCCGCCAAAAATCAGACCTTAACATGATATTGTTAACTGACCTTATAGAATACGGAATGCTCGTAATTATTGCAGCAATTGGATCAGACCTTGCAGAAGCACTCATACTTCCAGGATTGGTTGTAGGTATGGCAGAACTCTTGGCAGTTGCAGAAATATTTGTTTCAAGAAATGACTTAAGAAAAGAGGGTAAACCAAAAAAATCAAAGCTTTTAGAAGAGTTTATGATTAAAGAAACCCCTAAAATGGATATAAACTTTAGTAAAATGGAAGTATTGTACACCACTCCAAAATTCCTCGCAGTTATACTCGTAATTTACGGGGCAATTTTAAGTGGATTTACTGGCGGAGCAGTTATGGCCAGCGGTCTTTTGTTCTATGTACTTTCGAAAAGAGTTCTCGGTAGAAAAATACTTCCAGAAGAGTTAAAAGTATCTTGGGAAGGAATTTCAGCGTTTTCAGGAATTGCATGGGCAATTTGGATACTTGGGTTTATTGGATTCTTCTTATTCCCTTCAAAATGGCCATATTTCTTGATTATAGCCGGATTTGGACTTGCAATAAAAGTAGGTTCTAAACTCGGACTAATTGGAGAGTTATTCGAATAA
- a CDS encoding EhaF family protein — translation MKKLNEAWNYISKPSAVSRLFAGFVCIVLFIGIFLPTEFTSDQLYPKNAIQGQVLKTPLAPYDRGGVVLSEPADIKSQYPEYQSIRGQITAYLSPVAIAISENTMYFGTTIVSTPGGILDEILYYTRGFDTVLESLTLLLSFTIFGWLFLNRNNKVK, via the coding sequence ATGAAAAAGCTAAACGAAGCCTGGAATTATATTTCAAAACCCAGTGCCGTCTCCAGATTGTTTGCAGGGTTTGTCTGCATAGTTTTATTCATTGGTATATTCTTACCTACGGAATTTACAAGCGACCAGCTTTATCCAAAAAATGCAATACAGGGCCAGGTTTTAAAAACACCTCTTGCACCATACGACAGGGGTGGAGTTGTATTATCGGAACCTGCAGATATTAAATCCCAGTACCCAGAATACCAAAGCATTAGAGGCCAAATTACAGCTTATTTATCCCCTGTTGCTATTGCAATAAGTGAAAATACAATGTACTTTGGTACAACAATCGTTTCAACCCCTGGGGGAATACTGGACGAAATATTATACTATACAAGAGGATTTGATACAGTTTTAGAATCACTGACTTTGCTCCTCTCGTTCACGATATTTGGATGGTTATTCCTAAATCGGAATAATAAGGTGAAATAA
- a CDS encoding EhaE family protein: MDLITLTLYVGYFLLIIGTVGAVIGPLTKDPFKRFLNIEVPAIGVCLIFLAYNQTLALMTFLGVNAILTLVLVRAIIKNEELEE, translated from the coding sequence ATGGATTTAATTACCTTGACGTTGTACGTGGGCTACTTCTTACTTATAATCGGTACAGTCGGTGCAGTTATTGGGCCATTAACAAAAGATCCATTTAAAAGATTTTTAAACATTGAAGTTCCGGCCATTGGAGTTTGTTTAATATTTCTAGCGTACAACCAGACTCTTGCACTTATGACGTTCCTCGGCGTAAATGCTATCCTTACACTTGTACTCGTGAGAGCGATTATCAAAAATGAGGAACTGGAGGAATAA
- a CDS encoding EhaD family protein, whose protein sequence is MEILPIVAAGCCILGGIGTIIHTHNINKIIMFALLESGLIGFIASFYYLDVAIVSSVLEPISTLILLLGVLKYEYILRTKKKYSAEVPVLTK, encoded by the coding sequence ATGGAAATACTACCTATCGTTGCTGCAGGGTGCTGTATTCTTGGAGGAATAGGTACCATCATTCATACGCACAATATTAACAAGATAATCATGTTTGCACTTCTTGAAAGCGGACTTATCGGCTTTATTGCTTCATTTTACTACCTTGATGTTGCGATTGTTTCATCCGTTTTAGAACCAATTTCTACGCTGATACTGCTTTTAGGCGTGTTAAAATATGAATACATATTAAGAACTAAGAAAAAATACAGTGCAGAAGTCCCTGTGCTTACTAAATAG
- a CDS encoding DUF2109 domain-containing protein, which translates to MESLVTVTIGLIGIISVIKVFLTKSRALKLPIICCINFCIAALIALYIKSPMGAIAAVVYFALSTVSSNAIAHTLGEIDKMDEFEKKR; encoded by the coding sequence ATGGAATCTCTTGTAACCGTTACAATTGGACTTATAGGGATAATTTCCGTTATAAAAGTATTTCTGACAAAAAGCAGAGCTTTAAAACTCCCTATTATTTGTTGTATTAACTTCTGTATTGCAGCATTGATTGCACTCTACATAAAAAGCCCGATGGGTGCAATTGCAGCAGTTGTTTACTTTGCATTATCAACAGTATCCAGTAATGCGATAGCCCATACTCTTGGAGAAATCGACAAAATGGATGAATTTGAGAAGAAAAGGTGA
- the ehaA gene encoding energy-converting NiFe hydrogenase A subunit EhaA: MVLLINYAVSLVSAIVVGAVIGMKLSFDMDSFEGSVLFPTPFVAIGLTALIGYLITLDLVSSIIIGIFASVFSKFTNKIFPGVNNDIN; encoded by the coding sequence ATGGTTTTATTAATTAACTACGCAGTATCTTTGGTTTCTGCAATTGTAGTTGGGGCAGTTATTGGAATGAAACTGTCATTTGATATGGATTCTTTTGAAGGATCCGTACTTTTCCCAACCCCATTTGTAGCAATTGGTTTAACTGCATTAATTGGCTATTTAATAACTTTAGACCTGGTTTCCAGTATAATAATAGGAATTTTTGCGAGTGTTTTCTCGAAATTTACAAACAAAATATTCCCTGGTGTTAATAATGATATTAATTGA
- a CDS encoding helix-turn-helix domain-containing protein, whose amino-acid sequence MYDKLKIIERAILLNPENIKVFREKLKITQSKLAEESGVSQSHLSMLEKGKREIGEAHAAAITLGMLKCTNFWDKENPILYLLDVLSLTKLESAIVEFIQDLTSKSDIFCKRYIEGHPVYIIDIKYFTEEIKKRLSVMDIEEVDFFRGRMNIRGLHLDKKTVLIQLDCSDIRRLENKVSKVLNNKTVLQIFPKEEVPPIYSIKKDCMIVHCW is encoded by the coding sequence ATGTACGATAAATTAAAAATCATAGAACGAGCTATTCTGCTCAATCCCGAAAATATAAAAGTATTTCGTGAAAAACTCAAGATAACCCAGTCCAAACTTGCTGAAGAAAGTGGGGTTAGCCAATCTCACTTGAGTATGCTTGAAAAAGGGAAAAGAGAAATTGGGGAAGCACATGCTGCCGCAATAACACTTGGAATGCTTAAATGTACTAATTTTTGGGATAAAGAAAATCCTATTTTATATTTATTAGACGTACTTTCACTCACAAAACTTGAAAGTGCTATTGTCGAATTTATCCAGGATTTAACGTCAAAAAGCGATATCTTCTGTAAAAGATATATCGAAGGACATCCTGTATACATTATAGATATAAAATATTTTACTGAAGAAATTAAAAAACGACTCAGTGTCATGGACATTGAAGAAGTTGATTTTTTTAGAGGTAGAATGAATATTAGGGGATTACACCTCGATAAAAAAACCGTACTTATACAATTAGACTGTTCAGACATTCGAAGGCTCGAAAATAAGGTATCTAAAGTACTAAATAATAAAACAGTACTTCAAATATTTCCCAAAGAGGAAGTTCCCCCAATATATTCTATAAAAAAAGACTGCATGATTGTACACTGCTGGTGA
- a CDS encoding ZPR1 zinc finger domain-containing protein → MEKQCNVMDCPICGKEDSLKLITQELEIPYFGKVIETTILCEACKYKKSDIFPVDVKEPKRYTLTVEDEYDLNKRVIRGSSGHISIPEFGFEVSPGPASEAYVSNVEGVLTRMEDAIKTLKSWVENEDERKKADELIEKLEEVKLGKEKITLIIEDPLGHSAIIGDGVKEELLTEDEIALLSDNTIIMDK, encoded by the coding sequence ATGGAAAAACAATGCAATGTAATGGACTGCCCGATATGCGGAAAAGAGGATTCATTAAAATTAATCACTCAGGAACTCGAAATCCCTTATTTTGGAAAGGTTATTGAAACAACCATATTATGCGAGGCTTGCAAATACAAAAAAAGCGATATTTTCCCGGTAGATGTAAAAGAGCCTAAAAGATATACCTTAACGGTTGAAGATGAATACGATTTAAATAAACGGGTTATAAGAGGTTCATCAGGTCACATTTCAATACCTGAATTTGGATTTGAAGTGTCCCCTGGTCCTGCATCCGAAGCATACGTTTCAAATGTTGAAGGCGTGTTGACAAGAATGGAAGATGCGATTAAAACATTGAAGTCTTGGGTTGAAAATGAAGATGAAAGGAAAAAAGCAGATGAGTTAATTGAAAAATTAGAAGAAGTAAAACTTGGAAAAGAAAAAATAACATTAATTATTGAAGACCCGCTTGGACACAGCGCAATAATCGGAGATGGGGTAAAAGAAGAGCTTTTAACAGAAGACGAGATAGCACTGTTAAGTGACAATACTATAATTATGGATAAATAA
- a CDS encoding GMP synthase subunit A, whose amino-acid sequence MIVILNNGGQYVHRIQRSLKYLDVPAKIVPNSTTLEEIAANPEIKGIILSGGPDITKATNCENIALNSELPVLGICLGHQLISKAYGGAVSRADSEEYASIKIYVKEENDLFKGVPSEFTAWASHMDEVKVTPDCFEVLAYSDICGVESIKHKEKSIYGVQFHPEVSHTEYGDIILKNFCKKCGFEFKE is encoded by the coding sequence ATGATCGTCATTTTAAACAACGGTGGGCAGTACGTACACAGGATACAGAGAAGTTTAAAGTACCTTGATGTACCTGCAAAAATAGTTCCAAATTCAACCACTCTTGAAGAAATTGCTGCAAATCCCGAAATAAAAGGAATAATATTAAGCGGTGGCCCAGATATTACAAAAGCTACAAACTGCGAAAATATTGCATTAAATTCAGAACTTCCAGTTCTTGGAATTTGCCTCGGACACCAGTTAATTTCAAAAGCATATGGTGGAGCGGTTTCAAGAGCAGATTCAGAAGAATATGCAAGTATTAAAATTTATGTAAAAGAAGAAAACGACCTCTTCAAAGGAGTCCCCAGTGAATTTACTGCATGGGCTTCCCACATGGATGAAGTTAAAGTAACACCTGACTGCTTTGAAGTTTTAGCATACTCTGACATTTGCGGAGTAGAATCAATAAAACACAAAGAAAAATCAATTTATGGTGTTCAATTCCACCCTGAAGTGTCACACACCGAATATGGTGACATTATTTTGAAAAACTTCTGTAAAAAATGTGGATTTGAATTTAAAGAATAA
- the map gene encoding type II methionyl aminopeptidase has product MNDKEYSKIIEAGKIASQVKEEAVKLVKPGAKLYDVAEFVENRTRELGAGIGFPCNISLNDIAAHYSPSYGDESVFSEEDVVKLDLGSHVDGFIADTAVTIDLSGKYSDLKKASEDALNTVIKEIMPEMNVGEMGKIIQEVIESYGYKPVSNLSGHVMHQYSLHSGVSIPNVSENTRDTIDVGDLVAIEPFATDGFGQVVDGKDVYIFKYLRSRPTRLPAARNLLRDIEQNHAYLPFSERDMAKIDKHYKTGLKGLMMAGVLYGYPTLVEREHGMVSQCEHTVLVTENGVEITTK; this is encoded by the coding sequence ATGAATGATAAAGAATACAGTAAAATTATTGAAGCTGGAAAAATTGCATCCCAAGTTAAAGAAGAAGCAGTAAAATTAGTAAAACCTGGCGCAAAACTCTACGATGTTGCAGAATTTGTAGAAAACAGGACAAGAGAACTCGGTGCAGGTATTGGATTTCCATGCAATATTTCATTGAACGACATTGCAGCACACTACAGCCCTTCATATGGCGATGAATCGGTTTTTTCCGAGGAAGACGTTGTAAAATTAGACCTTGGATCACACGTAGATGGATTTATTGCAGACACTGCAGTAACTATAGATTTATCTGGAAAATATTCTGACTTAAAAAAAGCTTCAGAAGATGCGCTAAATACTGTAATTAAAGAAATCATGCCTGAAATGAATGTTGGGGAAATGGGAAAAATAATTCAGGAAGTAATTGAAAGTTACGGCTACAAGCCAGTTTCAAATCTTTCAGGACATGTAATGCACCAATATTCACTCCACTCTGGAGTAAGTATTCCAAATGTTTCCGAAAATACAAGAGATACCATCGATGTTGGCGACCTCGTTGCAATTGAACCGTTTGCAACAGATGGGTTTGGGCAGGTTGTAGATGGAAAAGACGTATATATCTTTAAATATCTAAGATCAAGACCAACAAGACTTCCGGCTGCAAGAAACTTATTAAGAGATATCGAACAAAACCATGCATATCTACCATTTTCAGAAAGAGACATGGCAAAAATCGATAAACATTATAAAACCGGCTTAAAAGGCTTAATGATGGCAGGAGTTCTATATGGATACCCAACACTGGTTGAAAGAGAACATGGAATGGTTTCCCAGTGTGAACATACAGTCTTAGTTACCGAGAATGGTGTTGAAATCACTACAAAATAA
- a CDS encoding OBG GTPase family GTP-binding protein: MGIQEDIKKLEDELLHTQYNKATQKHVGILKAKLAKLRDEQQNPKGSGGSSGPSYAIRKTGDATVAFVGFPSVGKSTLLNKLTNANSEVGAYAFTTLTIIPGLMEHKGAKIQVLDAPGIISGASFGRGRGSEVLAAVRNVDLVMLVVDVFSPEHIPILEKELGNVGIRLDQEKPDVKIEKHDRGGLAINKTVNLTKIDEGTITAIVGEHRIHNAAILIREDIDADQLIDVVLDSRSYIPTLVIVNKIDLADEENLKKTEAAIGDRPHVFVSGHKEINLEELKDKIFETLGFIKLYLKPQGGKADLDEPLIILKNSTVEDVCNRLHRDFVKNFRYALVWGESAKHPGQRVGLDHVLKDGDILTIVVRRSL; this comes from the coding sequence ATGGGAATACAGGAAGATATCAAGAAATTAGAAGATGAACTATTACATACCCAGTATAATAAAGCCACCCAAAAACACGTGGGTATATTAAAAGCAAAACTTGCTAAATTAAGGGACGAACAGCAAAACCCAAAAGGATCAGGTGGATCCAGTGGACCTTCATATGCAATTAGAAAAACAGGGGACGCGACAGTTGCTTTCGTTGGATTTCCATCAGTTGGTAAGTCAACACTTTTGAATAAACTTACAAATGCAAATTCAGAAGTTGGAGCTTACGCATTTACCACTCTTACAATTATTCCTGGGTTAATGGAACATAAAGGTGCTAAAATTCAAGTGTTGGATGCACCAGGTATTATTTCTGGAGCTTCTTTTGGTAGAGGTAGGGGTAGCGAGGTTTTAGCAGCCGTTAGAAACGTGGACCTTGTAATGCTCGTTGTGGATGTATTTTCACCAGAGCATATACCTATACTTGAAAAAGAGCTTGGAAATGTAGGTATAAGGCTTGACCAGGAAAAACCAGACGTAAAAATTGAAAAACACGATCGTGGTGGACTTGCAATCAACAAAACCGTTAACTTAACAAAAATAGATGAAGGCACAATAACTGCGATAGTTGGAGAACACAGAATCCACAATGCAGCTATTCTAATAAGAGAAGACATTGATGCTGACCAGTTAATCGATGTAGTGCTAGACAGCAGATCCTACATTCCAACACTTGTTATTGTGAACAAAATCGACCTTGCAGACGAAGAAAATCTGAAAAAAACAGAAGCTGCAATTGGAGATAGGCCACACGTATTTGTTTCAGGGCATAAAGAAATAAATCTTGAAGAATTAAAAGACAAAATCTTTGAAACTTTAGGATTTATCAAATTATACTTAAAACCTCAGGGCGGAAAAGCAGACCTTGATGAACCATTAATTATTCTCAAAAACTCAACTGTTGAAGATGTTTGTAACAGGCTTCACAGGGATTTTGTTAAAAATTTCAGATATGCACTTGTATGGGGAGAATCTGCAAAACACCCTGGTCAAAGAGTAGGATTAGACCACGTGCTAAAAGACGGAGATATATTGACGATCGTTGTTAGAAGATCACTTTAA